In one window of Cytophagaceae bacterium ABcell3 DNA:
- a CDS encoding integrase core domain-containing protein, with product MLALPDAVTVFVIGLFRRAKIIIYDGKEPKNLRQAVTSFNISSTTVMTDDGTENTHLKTEAAHIIAQKDVSFSNSMVEAVNKHLKYQYIFPKGEIESLEKLTTVLQNSIDDYNSKPHGALFGLTPMEVMSGKIPDQHQFSVQIAEAGKERIKINRMGCGIC from the coding sequence ATGCTCGCACTTCCAGACGCTGTCACCGTATTTGTCATAGGCCTCTTTAGGCGTGCCAAGATAATCATTTATGATGGAAAGGAACCGAAAAACCTCCGGCAGGCAGTGACTAGTTTTAACATATCCTCCACCACCGTTATGACCGACGATGGTACAGAAAACACCCATCTTAAAACAGAAGCAGCGCACATCATCGCTCAGAAGGATGTGTCTTTTTCAAACAGCATGGTGGAAGCCGTTAACAAACACCTCAAGTACCAGTACATCTTTCCCAAAGGTGAAATCGAGTCTTTAGAAAAGCTTACTACAGTACTTCAAAATTCAATAGATGATTATAACTCAAAGCCACACGGTGCGCTTTTCGGACTTACTCCTATGGAAGTAATGAGCGGAAAAATACCCGATCAACACCAGTTTTCGGTTCAGATTGCCGAAGCTGGTAAAGAAAGGATAAAAATTAACCGGATGGGTTGCGGAATCTGTTAA
- a CDS encoding RHS repeat-associated core domain-containing protein — protein MPSLSRSAAFGRQYHDVETGLYYNRFRYYAPDEAMYVSQDPIGLMGGDRFYGYVKDSNAWVDVLGLSECKVNSNQLRKSVQKTFLDEKVERVLLEAPIVVYRVHGGKAGKIGRFLSSEKFTSRLSARERLALKQEWGNSISKITRVEIPAQTTIWKGKAAPQIQNNGKLLKGGGDQIWLDELDPNWFKTTYHFK, from the coding sequence ATTCCGAGCCTGTCCCGAAGCGCAGCATTCGGGAGGCAATATCACGATGTGGAGACGGGTCTTTACTACAACCGCTTCCGTTACTACGCCCCTGACGAGGCAATGTATGTGAGCCAGGATCCTATTGGGTTAATGGGGGGTGATAGGTTTTATGGGTATGTGAAGGATAGTAATGCGTGGGTGGATGTTTTGGGGTTGAGTGAGTGTAAGGTCAATTCTAATCAACTAAGAAAAAGTGTTCAAAAAACATTTTTGGATGAGAAGGTTGAAAGAGTTCTTCTTGAAGCTCCTATTGTTGTGTATCGTGTCCATGGAGGGAAAGCTGGTAAAATTGGCCGTTTCCTATCTTCAGAAAAGTTTACAAGTAGATTGTCTGCAAGGGAGAGACTAGCCTTGAAACAAGAATGGGGGAATTCAATTTCAAAAATAACCAGAGTTGAAATTCCTGCACAAACAACGATTTGGAAAGGGAAAGCGGCACCGCAAATACAAAATAATGGTAAACTTCTAAAAGGAGGAGGAGATCAAATATGGTTAGATGAATTAGATCCAAATTGGTTTAAAACAACATATCATTTTAAATAA
- a CDS encoding RHS repeat-associated core domain-containing protein yields MFFAVRLYSIINDYLGTPKEAYDKYGDSVWKCEHETYGKVKSCEGEVGFIPFRFQGQYHDVETGLYYNRFRYYAPDEAMYVSQDPIGLSGGDRFYGYVHDCNSIIDPYGLMAKKGDDAIRKIAPLDLGDGYRGRKDIFNYKGLADYEIHVYKVKGKGLKEVGVMNSNGGWINKHGHKEAPSLPNSVSNKLKKICKN; encoded by the coding sequence TTGTTTTTTGCAGTCCGGCTCTATTCCATCATAAATGATTATCTTGGCACCCCAAAAGAAGCCTATGACAAATACGGCGACAGCGTCTGGAAGTGCGAACATGAGACCTACGGGAAGGTAAAAAGCTGTGAGGGGGAAGTCGGGTTTATTCCGTTCCGTTTCCAAGGCCAGTATCATGACGTGGAGACGGGTCTTTACTACAACCGCTTCCGCTACTACGCCCCGGACGAGGCAATGTATGTGAGCCAGGATCCGATTGGGTTAAGTGGAGGCGATAGGTTTTATGGGTATGTGCATGATTGTAACTCTATCATTGATCCTTATGGCTTAATGGCTAAGAAGGGAGATGATGCAATAAGAAAAATAGCTCCTTTAGATTTAGGTGATGGATATAGAGGTCGTAAGGATATTTTTAATTATAAGGGTTTGGCAGATTATGAAATACATGTTTACAAAGTTAAAGGAAAAGGTCTGAAGGAAGTAGGTGTTATGAACTCTAATGGAGGCTGGATTAATAAACATGGCCATAAAGAAGCCCCTTCTCTTCCAAATAGTGTATCAAACAAATTGAAAAAAATCTGTAAAAATTAA
- a CDS encoding DUF6531 domain-containing protein, translated as MLLANKHYTMVMGMDIHMVTIPPGVPTPIPHPFIGFVMDPMDYVPFIGSTVFINGVPRGTSDTNGMLGITKHIPMGGPFTMMPMIGHESVNFFGSLTVKAQGMALSPAGYMVMSCNDIGMPLTATPGKKMKPRPSLFLPSSQTVPLPGGKPVMVGGPYAPDLAGAAKRLAMSYGFGGLLKVGGKAGKAGLSACKKKVKAAGKHTKGQKDSLTKCIGDPVDMVTGRVIYGGTDFELPGPLPVTWERSWYSDSSYEGPLGHGMHHCYDLSLHFFKEEEAIMLVLPDGRTASFPFLVAEGESFYNRMEKLTLTCVNFREYRLKDHEKNLTYTFRKEGREFFSPVKLENTAGQALHFTYNQRSCLTWITDTAGREIRLHLDHGDRIKKITARHKKKEKTLVEYRYNEAGDMEVVADALGQETRMQYRNHLMVSKTDRNGQTFYWEYDGHSTGAKCIHTWGDGGLLEVRLDYGQGKNVMTDSLGRKTVCYYNADNLCTQVTDPEGNHIFHEYTDYFEPYRDIDEEGNLTGYTYDDRGNLKSVVYPDMTSSVFVYDDQDRQILSVSPEGRSTVKVYNEQGLLWSVEDPDGSVSSFQYNGQGLVESIRDNKGRHTTFKYDGDHNLAQVTFPDGAEQEWGYDAFGRCFYSKDPEKREQNFYYDDLGRPVRVCLADGNIIKLSYNAYDEVVHAEDMQHKVRFEYTPLGSIKLREEDGAKVHFRYDTEEQLNAIINEHGEVYRFKRNGRGDIVEEAGFDGLTRKYVRDKAGKVIKVERPGGRHTTYEYNRKGQIWRAEHSDGTWETYAYDKDGQLIEAVNQHSKVILTRDKNGRVIKEDQDGYTVESSYDKLGLRQHIGSSLGADIQLGRNESGFVTSMQASQQGMKLPWQAEITYNSLGQELDRELGIGNVKNQFAYDLSGRPREQKTWNGTGARRLHRHKQYYWHPNDRLQRIHDVLTDTATRFRHDSFGNLIESLTVQEYRIQGKENYFRDEVGNIFREEEKKDRKYGAGGKLLENKGDKYSYDEEGNLIQKATQEGNWIYEWNGNGSLKQVTRPDNKTVSFEYDALGRRTAKIYDGKITRWLWDGNTPIHEWKYDLENRPKDVVDEWGFLSKDREEPVENLITWVFDDGSFKPAAKIVGEEYYSIINDYLGTPKEAYDKYGDSVWKCEHETYGKVKSCEGEEDFIPFRFQGQYHDTETGLYYNRFRYYAPDEAMYVSQDPIGLEGGDRLYGYVRDSNAWIDLLGLNVSSGAGRTHVTYQGVKGGKPYTGYASAPSDLGLTADEIVSRRYGGIFDELDDIPSVVYEGEGMKGKQTARGLEQRLYEADVDKYGKDQVANAQNPVGPKNKKRKKYLKAADEHLSKKNKVKCS; from the coding sequence ATGCTTTTAGCCAACAAGCACTATACCATGGTCATGGGTATGGACATCCACATGGTTACCATACCGCCCGGAGTACCGACACCCATACCGCACCCTTTCATAGGCTTTGTCATGGACCCTATGGACTATGTGCCCTTTATCGGATCCACGGTATTTATCAACGGCGTGCCCCGTGGCACCAGCGACACCAACGGGATGCTCGGTATAACAAAACATATCCCTATGGGCGGCCCCTTCACCATGATGCCCATGATCGGGCACGAGTCCGTCAACTTTTTCGGCAGCCTTACCGTCAAGGCGCAGGGCATGGCCCTCAGCCCCGCAGGATATATGGTCATGAGCTGCAACGACATCGGCATGCCGCTCACCGCCACCCCCGGCAAAAAGATGAAGCCCAGGCCGAGTCTCTTCCTGCCAAGTTCGCAGACCGTCCCATTGCCGGGCGGAAAGCCTGTCATGGTAGGCGGCCCTTATGCGCCCGACCTGGCCGGTGCCGCCAAAAGGCTGGCCATGTCCTATGGTTTCGGCGGGCTGCTCAAAGTAGGGGGAAAAGCCGGAAAAGCTGGCCTTTCGGCATGCAAGAAAAAGGTAAAGGCCGCAGGAAAACATACCAAAGGGCAGAAAGACAGCCTTACAAAATGTATCGGTGACCCAGTGGATATGGTCACAGGGCGCGTTATTTACGGGGGCACGGACTTCGAGCTCCCCGGGCCACTGCCCGTCACCTGGGAAAGGAGCTGGTACTCGGACTCCTCCTATGAAGGGCCGCTGGGGCACGGCATGCACCACTGTTACGACCTTTCCCTGCACTTTTTCAAAGAAGAAGAGGCCATCATGCTGGTGCTGCCCGACGGCAGGACAGCCTCCTTCCCTTTTTTGGTGGCAGAGGGCGAATCCTTCTACAACCGCATGGAAAAGCTCACCCTTACCTGTGTCAACTTTAGGGAATACCGCCTGAAAGACCATGAAAAAAACCTGACCTATACCTTCCGGAAAGAAGGCAGGGAGTTTTTCAGCCCCGTAAAACTTGAAAACACGGCCGGACAGGCCTTGCACTTTACCTATAACCAGCGCAGCTGCCTGACCTGGATCACCGACACGGCAGGCCGCGAGATCAGGCTGCACCTGGACCATGGGGACAGGATCAAGAAAATTACCGCCAGGCACAAAAAGAAAGAAAAGACCCTGGTGGAATACCGGTATAACGAGGCCGGCGACATGGAGGTGGTTGCCGATGCCCTCGGACAGGAAACAAGGATGCAGTACCGCAACCACCTGATGGTGTCCAAGACCGACCGCAACGGCCAGACATTTTACTGGGAGTACGACGGCCACTCTACCGGTGCCAAGTGTATCCACACCTGGGGCGACGGGGGCTTGTTGGAAGTCAGGCTGGATTACGGACAGGGCAAAAACGTGATGACGGACTCCCTGGGCCGCAAGACCGTCTGTTACTACAATGCAGACAACCTCTGTACACAGGTAACAGACCCGGAGGGCAACCATATCTTCCACGAGTACACCGACTATTTTGAGCCCTACCGGGACATTGACGAAGAAGGCAACCTGACGGGCTATACCTACGATGACCGGGGCAACCTCAAGTCGGTGGTGTACCCCGACATGACCTCTTCCGTGTTTGTCTATGACGACCAGGACCGCCAGATACTGTCGGTCAGCCCCGAAGGGAGGAGCACGGTAAAGGTCTACAACGAACAGGGCCTGCTGTGGTCGGTGGAAGACCCCGACGGCAGCGTCAGCAGCTTCCAGTACAACGGACAGGGGCTGGTGGAAAGCATACGCGACAACAAAGGGCGGCACACAACATTCAAGTACGACGGAGACCACAACCTGGCACAGGTCACCTTCCCCGACGGTGCAGAACAGGAATGGGGCTATGACGCCTTCGGGCGGTGCTTCTACTCCAAAGACCCCGAAAAGCGCGAGCAGAACTTCTACTATGACGACCTTGGGCGGCCCGTGCGCGTGTGCCTAGCCGATGGCAACATCATAAAGCTGTCCTACAATGCCTATGACGAGGTGGTCCATGCCGAGGACATGCAGCACAAGGTGCGCTTTGAGTACACGCCCCTCGGCAGCATCAAGCTGCGGGAGGAGGACGGCGCCAAGGTACACTTCAGGTACGATACCGAAGAGCAGCTAAACGCCATAATCAACGAGCACGGGGAGGTATACCGCTTCAAAAGGAACGGCAGGGGCGATATCGTGGAAGAGGCGGGCTTTGACGGCCTTACCAGAAAATACGTCCGCGACAAAGCGGGCAAGGTAATAAAAGTGGAAAGGCCGGGCGGCAGGCACACCACCTATGAATATAACCGCAAGGGTCAGATCTGGCGCGCCGAGCACAGCGACGGCACCTGGGAGACCTATGCCTACGACAAGGACGGCCAGCTGATAGAGGCGGTAAACCAGCACAGCAAGGTGATCCTCACCCGCGACAAGAACGGCAGGGTAATCAAAGAAGACCAGGACGGCTACACGGTAGAGAGCAGCTACGACAAACTGGGGCTGAGACAGCACATTGGCAGCAGCCTCGGTGCGGACATACAGCTGGGGCGCAACGAATCAGGCTTTGTCACCAGTATGCAGGCCAGCCAGCAGGGCATGAAACTCCCGTGGCAGGCAGAGATCACCTACAACAGCCTTGGACAGGAACTGGACAGGGAACTCGGCATCGGCAACGTAAAGAACCAGTTCGCCTACGACCTGTCGGGGCGCCCGAGGGAACAGAAGACCTGGAACGGTACCGGTGCCCGTCGCCTGCACCGCCACAAGCAATATTACTGGCACCCCAACGACCGCCTCCAGCGCATCCACGACGTGCTGACAGACACTGCCACCAGGTTCCGGCACGACAGCTTCGGCAACCTGATCGAAAGCCTGACCGTTCAGGAATATCGTATACAGGGAAAGGAAAACTACTTCCGTGACGAAGTCGGGAACATATTCCGTGAAGAGGAAAAGAAAGACCGGAAATACGGCGCGGGCGGAAAGCTACTGGAAAACAAAGGGGATAAATATAGCTACGATGAAGAAGGCAATTTAATCCAGAAGGCGACCCAAGAGGGCAACTGGATTTACGAGTGGAACGGCAACGGCAGCCTGAAACAAGTGACCCGCCCCGATAACAAAACCGTCAGCTTCGAGTATGATGCACTGGGGCGTAGAACAGCCAAAATATATGACGGAAAGATCACCCGCTGGCTGTGGGACGGAAACACGCCCATACATGAATGGAAATACGACCTTGAGAACCGCCCCAAAGATGTGGTGGACGAATGGGGCTTTTTGTCCAAAGACCGCGAAGAGCCTGTAGAAAACCTAATAACCTGGGTGTTCGATGATGGCAGTTTTAAGCCAGCGGCAAAAATAGTCGGGGAAGAATACTATTCCATCATAAATGATTATCTTGGCACCCCAAAAGAAGCCTATGACAAATACGGCGACAGCGTCTGGAAGTGCGAACATGAGACCTACGGGAAGGTAAAAAGCTGTGAGGGTGAGGAAGATTTCATTCCTTTTAGATTCCAGGGTCAGTACCATGATACCGAGACCGGTCTTTACTACAACCGGTTTAGATATTATGCCCCGGACGAGGCAATGTACGTGAGCCAGGATCCGATTGGGCTTGAGGGGGGAGATAGGTTGTATGGGTATGTGAGGGATAGTAATGCATGGATAGATCTTTTAGGTTTAAATGTGAGTTCAGGAGCTGGAAGGACTCATGTAACCTACCAAGGAGTAAAAGGTGGAAAACCCTATACTGGATATGCAAGCGCTCCTAGTGATTTAGGATTAACAGCTGATGAAATCGTAAGCAGAAGATACGGAGGGATTTTTGATGAGTTAGATGATATTCCTAGTGTGGTTTATGAAGGTGAAGGAATGAAAGGTAAACAAACAGCAAGAGGATTAGAACAACGATTATACGAAGCAGATGTGGATAAGTATGGAAAGGATCAAGTTGCTAATGCTCAAAACCCAGTAGGTCCAAAAAATAAAAAGAGGAAAAAGTATTTAAAAGCTGCAGATGAACATTTAAGTAAAAAAAATAAAGTAAAATGTTCTTAA